The following are encoded in a window of Sminthopsis crassicaudata isolate SCR6 chromosome 5, ASM4859323v1, whole genome shotgun sequence genomic DNA:
- the LOC141544301 gene encoding keratin, type II cytoskeletal 2 epidermal-like, translating into MSRQFSCGSRGGGGGGGGSWSFSGSSVKGGSRGFSGSCSRGGSRGFSSGSAVVSSGSRRSGSSSSCLMRHGGGGSSQSLIGLGGNKSISMSVAGRGSGFYGRGGSFGGGSSFGGGGFGGGGFGGGGFGGGGFGGGSGFGGGGFGGGSSFGGGRFGPGGGFGGPGGSGGFGPGGYPGGGIHEVTVNQNLLEPLNVKIDPEFQNVKSEEREQIKKLNNKFAGFIDKVRFLEQQNQVLTTKWEMLQQIDVSSRSPNLEPLFEMFISSLKQKVDGLTAEKSKQDSELNNMQDLVEDFKKKYEDEINKRNSCENDFVTIKKDVDNAYMKKVELESLVNVLREEVEFLTVLYATEMSQMQQCITDTNVILSMDNNRSLDLEGIIKEVQSQYEEIAQKSKTEAEALYHSKYEELQITAGKHGESLKEIKMEISELNRMIQRLQGEIAHVKKQCRAVQDSIADAEQRGEHALKDARHKMEELEEALQHTKEELVRLLRDYQELLSVKISLDLEIATYKKLLEGEENRISGEVSNNVSISISSSTISSGVASKAGFRGSGGGGGSGGHGSGGRGSSSGGGGGGYGSGGRGSSSGGGGGGYGSGGRGSSSGGGGGGGGYGSGGRGSSSGGGGGGGYGSGGRGSSSGGGGGGYSSGSRGSGSGGGSSGGRGSSSGGGSGGGGGSYGSGGQGSSSGSRGSGSRGGGSGGSGGGHGSSSGGGQGEEESCGSSVSFSFR; encoded by the exons ATGAGTCGCCAGTTCTCTTGTGGATCtcgtggaggaggaggaggaggaggtggaagcTGGAGTTTCAGTGGGAGCTCCGTAAAAGGAGGAAGCCGGGGTTTCAGTGGGTCCTGCTCGAGAGGAGGGAGTCGAGGCTTCAGTTCAGGCTCTGCAGTGGTCTCCAGTGGGAGCCGAAGATCTGGCAGCAGTTCCTCCTGCTTGATGCGCCATGGTGGAGGTGGTAGCAGCCAAAGTCTTATTGGCCTCGGAGGGAACAAGAGCATCTCCATGAGTGTCGCTGGAAGAGGCAGTGGCTTTTATGGCAGAGGTGGCAGCTTTGGTGGAGGCAGCAGTTTTGGCGGAGGAGGTTTTGGCGGAGGCGGTTTTGGCGGAGGAGGTTTTGGCGGAGGAGGCTTTGGAGGAGGTAGCGGTTTTGGCGGAGGAGGTTTTGGAGGAGGCAGCAGTTTTGGAGGAGGCCGCTTTGGGCCAGGTGGTGGTTTCGGTGGCCCTGGTGGATCTGGTGGCTTTGGCCCTGGAGGATACCCTGGAGGTGGAATTCACGAAGTTACTGTCAACCAAAATCTTCTGGAGCCTCTTAATGTAAAAATTGATCCAGAGTTCCAGAATGTCAAATCAGAGGAGCGGGAACAGATTAAGAAACTCAATAACAAATTTGCTGGCTTCATAGACAAG GTTCGTTTCCTGGAGCAGCAGAACCAGGTATTGACAACTAAATGGGAGATGCTCCAGCAAATCGATGTCAGTTCCCGCTCACCCAACCTAGAGCCATTATTTGAGATGTTCATCAGCAGCTTGAAGCAGAAGGTAGACGGTCTCACagcagaaaaatcaaagcaagatTCAGAGCTGAACAACATGCAGGATCTTGTTGAGGATTTTAAGAAAAA GTATGAGGATGAGATCAACAAACGCAATTCCTGTGAGAATGATTTTGTGACAATCAAGAAG GATGTTGACAATGCCTATATGAAGAAGGTGGAGCTGGAAAGCCTAGTGAATGTATTGAGAGAAGAAGTTGAATTTCTGACGGTCTTATATGCAAcg GAGATGTCCCAGATGCAACAATGCATCACTGACACCAATGTGATCCTGTCCATGGACAACAATCGCAGCTTGGACCTGGAAGGCATTATCAAGGAGGTCCAATCCCAGTATGAAGAAATTGCACAGAAGAGCAAGACAGAGGCTGAAGCTCTATATCATAGCAAA TATGAAGAGCTTCAGATCACTGCAGGGAAACATGGAGAAAGTCTGAAGGAAATCAAGATGGAGATTAGTGAGCTGAACCGCATGATCCAGAGGCTGCAAGGAGAAATTGCCCATGTGAAAAAGCAG tGCCGTGCTGTGCAAGACTCCATTGCTGATGCAGAACAGCGGGGGGAACATGCTCTTAAAGATGCCAGGCACAAGATGGAAGAACTGGAGGAAGCTCTCCAGCATACCAAGGAGGAGCTTGTCCGCCTGTTGCGGGACTACCAGGAGCTGTTGAGTGTCAAAATCTCCTTGGATTTGGAGATTGCCACCTACAAGAAACTGctagaaggagaagagaatag AATTTCTGGGGAAGTTTCCAACAATGTGTCCATAT CTATAAGTAGCAGCACCATCTCATCCGGTGTGGCATCCAAGGCTGGTTTCAGAGGTTCTGGAGGAGGCGGAGGAAGCGGAGGACATGGTTCTGGAGGCAGAGGATCCAgttctggaggaggaggaggaggatatggCTCTGGAGGAAGGGGTTCTagctctggaggaggaggaggaggatatggCTCTGGAGGGAGGGGTTCAAgttctggaggaggaggaggaggaggaggatatggCTCTGGAGGGAGAGGTTCTagctctggaggaggaggaggaggaggatatggCTCTGGAGGGAGGGGTTCTagctctggaggaggaggaggaggatacaGCTCTGGAAGCAGGGGATCTGGCTCTGGAGGAGGCAGTTCTGGGGGCAGGGGTTCTAGTTCAGGAGGTGGcagtggaggaggagggggaagctATGGCTCTGGAGGTCAAGGTTCCAGTTCTGGGAGTCGAGGCTCAGGCTCCAGAGGTGGAGGCAGTGGTGGATCTGGAGGAGGCCATGGCTCCAGTTCAGGAGGGGGCCAGGGAGAAGAGGAGAGCTGTGGTTCCAGTGTGTCATTCTCATTCAGATAA